ATCAGCACCATAATAGAAAAATTTATCTTCTGCCTGTCCTCCATTTGCATAAGCTAAGCTATAGCCTGGCCCCCGTACATTTTGGAATTTGGGTAGGTATGCAATTTGATCATGCGTATAGTTTGCATTAAAATCAATTGAAAAGCCTGTACCCCCCTTATTTGATTTTGTTGTGATAAGGACAACACCATTCATTGCTTCAGATCCATATAATGCAGCAGCTGAAGCGCCTTTTAAAATGGATACTGTTTCGATATCCTCAGGGTTTAAATCCTCAAGGCCATTACCACGAGCACGTTGGTCGCCCCAATAATTGGAGTTATCAAATTTATTTTGGCGCATAGGTACCCCATCAATAATGACTAATGGTTGTGAACCTCCTGTGATAGAGTTAATACCACGAATATTGATATTTACGCCTGAGGTCGCTCCCCCTGGAGCAGTTGTGATGCGTACGCCCGGTGCTTTACCATATAATGCCCCCGCAAAGTTTGGTGAACCGGTTTTTGTTAGTTCTTTAGAATCAATCGTACTCATGGCATAACCAAGCTCTCTCGGGGCTTTTTTGATACCCATGGCAGTAACAACAACTTCTTCCAGGTTGGATTGATCGCTGGTTAAGCTTACGTTGATTGTTTTGTTGGAACCAACCACAACTTCTTGGGATTTGTAGCCCACCATGGAGATGCGCAAAGTTTCACCTGTTGAAGCTTGGATTGTGAAAGATCCATTGCCGCCAGTTTGGGTGCCCCTGCTGGTTCCTTTTACGGAGACAGTGGCGCCAGAAATTGGTCCATTAGCATCTGAAACTATTCCAGAAATGCTTTGCTGCGCGTAGAGCGATGTAGCACTGAAAAGTGTACATAGCGCCAATCCTGCAGTTTTTTTGTAAAATAGACTCATGTTTTAGGTGTTTGTGTAAAACGTTAGTTAATTATGTTAGTAATATATTTTTCGATGACTAAGGCAGTTGTCCCCTTTTGTTGTGCCCTTTTATGCAGTGTGGAAATTGCCAATGTTGTCTTCCTTGAAATCTTCGGAATGCTATATTCATTAATGGCCACTTGAATATGAGGCGCCAGAATATCCCCAATTTCTGCACCACGGCCACTGATGATTATTTTATCCGGATTGAGGATGTGTATTAACGTCGAAATTCCCTTGCCAAGTAAATAGCCAACTTTCCCAATGTTGTTGATTGCTACCTGATCTCCGATTTGGACGGCTTCAATTAATGCGTCGATTTTATTGATGTGTTCATGGGCCAGTTTATCATAAATGGAATATTCTCCATTCTTTATATCCCGCTCGGTATTTCGAATGGCTGCACTAATGGAAGCTTCGACTTCAAGACAGCCGCGTTTGCCACATGAGCATAAGGTTAATGTATCGGAAAGTGGAATATGGCTGAATTCGCCGGCATAACCTGATGTTCCCTTGAAGATATCATCATTGATGAGTATTCCTAAGCCTACACCCCAGTTTAGATTGATCACGAGCGAGTGGGATGAATCTTTTGCTTCACCAAATTTCCGTTCCGCGAGGGCGATACAACGTGAGTCATTGTCAATGATGGCCGGAACCTTAAATTTTTGCTCAAATAGTTTTCGAATGTTATATAAGGGTGAATCTTCATTGTACGATTCATTGAGACCTGTTTCCGAATCAACAAAACCAGGCATACTTATTCCAATACCGATTACTTGTGTAATGTTGATCTGGTTGGAAATGATGAAATTGTTCAATGCTTCCAGAATGGACTCCGTTGCCTTCTTATCTCTAAGGTCGATTGGAATATTATTTTGCGACGAAATTGTTTCAGCCTTGAGATTTGAGGAAGATATGGATGTATAGAATTGATCGATAGACACGCTAATAATACTTTGCTGTAAATTTTCATTAAGCATGTATTGTATAGCTTTTCTTCCACCTGTGGATGCTGCATAACCTTTTTCGACAACAACATTTCGTGTCAAAAGATCATTGATCTGTTTGGTGACAGAGGGGATGCTTTTCGATAAAGAGTTTGCAATATCTGCAATCGGTTGCATCGGCCTGTAATACAAAATTCTCAAAATTTCGCCGCCCATAATTTAGTTCAATTGTATTAGTATAACTATTGGTTTTCTCTAAGTTTCATAATGGCTGATAAAAATCATTTCATCGCGCCTTGGTTTTTCATAGTAACTTGCTTATAGATCATCAATATGTTTAGATTCTCATAAGCATTGTATGTTAAAGATAAACACACTTTGTGTTAAGTTCAAAATTCTTTTTAAAATTTTTAAAAAGAATTTGATGATAATGTGTTTTTGGTCAAAAGAAGGCTCTTTTTTTTATCTAATGAAGAAAGGTTGGGTGGGTATTGTAACGAAATTGCTATAATTTTAAGTGATATTTAAGCGAGAAGCCCTGACTATCATCTCCTAAAATGGGCGTTTTTTTTAGGGATTTAACGCTTATTGGTATCTGTATAGTTCGATATACTAGTAAAATAAAAGAGCCTGGGAATACCAGGCTCTTTCAAAGTCTCAGGACAATTGCTCGCGAGATTTTATTCGTTTAAATTGTGATCATCTATTTGACGTCCCAGAAGATTTTAGTTGTTCTTGTATCATTTGCTTTAACAGCATCGTAATTAGAACTATTATTTGAAATCTCTTGGGTAGGATATAATAAACGTTTAGGAGGATTTGCGTAATTAGCCAATCCAGCCACAGGATATGTCAATATTGGATATCCTGTACGTCTCAATTCAGCCCAAGCTTGTTGTGCCTGTAAAAAACCATAATGTAACCATTTTTGAGTCCATATTAATTCTAGGTTCTTTGCTTGAGTTGTTGAGAAGCTGATAGTCGATTTGTCTACAAAGTCATTGATGACGTCATCGGTAGGTTTTTTCTCTGTTTTCAGTCCTGAAGTATTTAAATTATTTAAATAATAATAGAAAGAAACGGATTGTTTAACAGCGACATCGTAAGCATCTTTGGCCGCATTACTTGCTCCCCATCTTAATAACGCTTCAGCTTTATTGAAATTGGTTTCAGAAGCGGTAATGACAATTCCCGGCAAAGCATTGTTGTCGAAGATAGTTGCCGAATCCAACACAGCGTAGTCTTGATAATTCTTCTCCATATCCGCTGAAGTAAAGGAAATTGGCATTGCTCTATACTCTTTGTTCTGAACAAACTTACCGTCTACTGTTTTTCCGAATTTATCATAAAGTACCGGAATACGTGGATCATTCGCTGGTAACATCACTTTGTTCAACATATGATCTGTTGCGAATTGGTTAGGACCTTCAATCAAAGCCTGTCTCAAAGTTCCCGTATAGTTTGTTAGCGGCTGCAATAAGATGTCTTCATTTCTAGGGTTATAGTTTGCCGTTGCGCCACCATCTGCCAATGGATATTGTGTTGGGTTATTCAGCATTTCAAGTACTTCAGTTCTTGCTTTTGCCTCATCAACAAAAGAAATACGCATCAATAGACGCAGGCGAAGTGAATTGGCATA
The Sphingobacterium multivorum genome window above contains:
- a CDS encoding SusD/RagB family nutrient-binding outer membrane lipoprotein; the protein is MKKTFLSILTLVSALSTMVGCKSQLDDKFQNPDASTKANIPAFFAEMLNNDRVRPAYYHYRTFILSNQAVYTQTASFYPSNTMYQPNDSYSYAYWTDFYAPGVLGITRSMEKAYAELPEAEKASKEIFIQTGKIVLFDEASKLVDNFGDIPFSEAGSLPTTSTIIKPKFDAQKELYNQFISELKNINTYLSTATTNPDFSKYDILNSGNVAKWRKYANSLRLRLLMRISFVDEAKARTEVLEMLNNPTQYPLADGGATANYNPRNEDILLQPLTNYTGTLRQALIEGPNQFATDHMLNKVMLPANDPRIPVLYDKFGKTVDGKFVQNKEYRAMPISFTSADMEKNYQDYAVLDSATIFDNNALPGIVITASETNFNKAEALLRWGASNAAKDAYDVAVKQSVSFYYYLNNLNTSGLKTEKKPTDDVINDFVDKSTISFSTTQAKNLELIWTQKWLHYGFLQAQQAWAELRRTGYPILTYPVAGLANYANPPKRLLYPTQEISNNSSNYDAVKANDTRTTKIFWDVK
- a CDS encoding ROK family protein, yielding MGGEILRILYYRPMQPIADIANSLSKSIPSVTKQINDLLTRNVVVEKGYAASTGGRKAIQYMLNENLQQSIISVSIDQFYTSISSSNLKAETISSQNNIPIDLRDKKATESILEALNNFIISNQINITQVIGIGISMPGFVDSETGLNESYNEDSPLYNIRKLFEQKFKVPAIIDNDSRCIALAERKFGEAKDSSHSLVINLNWGVGLGILINDDIFKGTSGYAGEFSHIPLSDTLTLCSCGKRGCLEVEASISAAIRNTERDIKNGEYSIYDKLAHEHINKIDALIEAVQIGDQVAINNIGKVGYLLGKGISTLIHILNPDKIIISGRGAEIGDILAPHIQVAINEYSIPKISRKTTLAISTLHKRAQQKGTTALVIEKYITNIIN